In Archangium violaceum, the following are encoded in one genomic region:
- a CDS encoding LVIVD repeat-containing protein, whose amino-acid sequence MPKATAAISSRGASPHWSFALLALLSLLAGCKDNPPPASAATPEPSPLPVRQIVDTPFKKAPRPIIGALREPLDKLPQIENFELVGHNPLPNPGDTRPRGRNGPTGVSGNCLYVGSRIGRRPGTGPDFGTPALPPEILIVDIQDPSKPEVVGALPTILNSTSRELRTIPDLNTLIVMNFRDTGPDSGAVNNYQIYDTTDCRNPVLKQTISLGVDRPHEFFLWRDPRDPGRFLLFSSIHLGDVREPSLRVFELRDPPNGPISPNPVATFTLSPAVPRTEPIDPGAYREDHFVFNSERPATQRNNVHSMSVTKDGTRTYVASIHAGYYILDSSRLTQGLPCTPNTVTVDATSNTDPNLCLRKLNPDPGNRVDVTPPYGWTEHSVYPVPGRPYLLISGERNGVDTCPWSWGTILDISVERFPQVVSRYLVPENLEANCFPGGPGDPALQREFSPHQQLVFPNLFFISWYSAGLRAWDISNPVLPMEVGVFVPRPATDVVEPFRNSPDVWVWPHPFLYNGLVYIADENSGLYILRYKGARAEELPQQGLVISNTNF is encoded by the coding sequence ATGCCGAAAGCCACCGCCGCCATCTCGTCCCGAGGTGCGTCCCCCCACTGGAGCTTCGCACTGCTCGCGCTGCTCTCCCTGCTCGCCGGGTGCAAGGACAACCCGCCTCCCGCGAGTGCCGCGACCCCGGAGCCCTCGCCCCTGCCCGTGCGGCAGATCGTCGACACCCCTTTCAAGAAGGCGCCACGCCCCATCATCGGAGCGCTCCGCGAGCCGCTCGACAAGCTGCCGCAGATCGAGAACTTCGAGCTCGTCGGCCACAACCCCCTGCCCAATCCCGGAGATACCCGGCCCCGAGGCCGCAACGGCCCCACCGGCGTTTCCGGCAACTGTCTTTATGTCGGCAGCCGCATCGGGCGCCGGCCGGGAACGGGCCCGGACTTCGGCACCCCCGCGCTGCCTCCGGAAATCCTCATCGTGGACATCCAGGACCCGAGCAAGCCCGAGGTGGTGGGGGCCCTGCCCACCATCCTCAACTCCACCTCCCGCGAGCTCCGGACCATCCCCGACCTGAACACCCTCATCGTCATGAACTTCCGGGACACGGGGCCCGACAGCGGCGCGGTGAACAACTACCAGATCTATGACACCACCGACTGCCGCAACCCGGTCCTCAAGCAGACGATCTCCCTGGGTGTCGATCGGCCGCATGAGTTCTTCCTGTGGCGGGACCCGCGCGACCCGGGGCGCTTCCTGCTCTTCTCCTCCATCCACCTGGGTGATGTGAGGGAGCCCTCGCTCCGGGTGTTCGAGCTCCGCGACCCGCCCAACGGCCCCATCAGCCCCAACCCGGTGGCGACCTTCACGCTCAGCCCGGCGGTGCCTCGCACGGAACCCATCGACCCGGGCGCCTACCGGGAGGACCACTTCGTCTTCAATTCGGAGCGGCCCGCCACGCAGCGCAACAACGTCCATTCCATGTCCGTGACCAAGGACGGGACGCGGACGTACGTGGCCAGCATCCACGCGGGCTACTACATCCTGGACAGCTCGCGCCTGACACAGGGCCTGCCGTGCACGCCCAACACCGTCACCGTCGACGCGACGAGCAACACGGACCCCAACCTCTGTCTGCGCAAGCTCAACCCGGATCCTGGCAACCGGGTGGACGTCACGCCCCCCTATGGGTGGACCGAGCACTCCGTGTACCCCGTTCCGGGTCGGCCCTACCTGCTCATCTCCGGCGAGCGCAACGGCGTGGACACCTGCCCCTGGAGCTGGGGCACCATCCTGGACATCTCGGTCGAGCGCTTCCCGCAGGTGGTCTCGCGCTACCTGGTTCCCGAGAATCTGGAGGCCAACTGCTTCCCCGGCGGCCCGGGAGACCCGGCGCTCCAGCGCGAGTTCTCCCCGCACCAGCAGCTCGTCTTTCCCAACTTGTTCTTCATCTCCTGGTACTCGGCGGGCCTGCGCGCCTGGGACATCTCCAACCCGGTGCTTCCCATGGAGGTGGGCGTCTTCGTGCCCAGACCCGCCACGGACGTCGTGGAGCCGTTCCGCAACAGCCCGGACGTATGGGTATGGCCCCACCCCTTCCTCTACAACGGCCTCGTCTACATCGCCGATGAGAACAGCGGGCTCTACATCCTGCGCTACAAGGGCGCCCGCGCCGAGGAGCTGCCGCAGCAGGGGCTGGTGATCAGCAACACCAACTTCTAA